A single Silvibacterium dinghuense DNA region contains:
- a CDS encoding S1C family serine protease produces MTFRRVVIILLIVGGFWYLTSHDTSLIRTKILENRLHGSSLRLTEADAAPEYDAEEVNNISIYKHVLPSVVNITSQTQALNFFFQVVPQQGQGSGFILDREGHILTNYHVIGDAQQIEVTTSDKHRYRATPIGKDPVHDLALLQIHAQNLTPVTLAASSRNLEVGQKVYAIGNPFGLAGTMTTGIISAIRSIHSPQGAPIENAIQTDAAINPGNSGGPLLNSRGEVIGITSLIATNPNENVEQSAGIGFAIPIDTAKAVLGDIQKYGRVRRPSMGIISLPIGPDLAEQMGLAAGYGVLIQRTVQGGAADRAGLRGGNQTAYLGNTLIYLGGDLIVNIDGQDVTNTQDISDVMNRHQVGDTVTVTFYRGRRKMTTQVTLGEAHEQAA; encoded by the coding sequence ATGACCTTTCGCAGAGTCGTAATCATTCTTCTTATCGTGGGCGGTTTCTGGTATCTCACCAGCCATGACACGAGCCTCATCCGGACAAAGATTCTCGAGAACCGGCTGCACGGCAGCTCGCTGCGGCTGACCGAAGCCGACGCAGCGCCGGAGTACGACGCGGAAGAAGTGAACAACATCTCGATCTATAAGCATGTGCTGCCGTCGGTAGTGAACATCACTTCTCAGACGCAGGCGCTGAACTTCTTCTTCCAGGTGGTGCCGCAGCAAGGGCAGGGTTCGGGCTTCATCCTCGATAGGGAAGGCCACATCCTTACGAATTACCACGTGATTGGCGATGCGCAGCAGATCGAGGTAACGACATCGGACAAGCATCGCTATCGCGCCACGCCGATTGGAAAAGATCCTGTGCACGATCTCGCGCTGCTGCAGATCCATGCGCAGAACCTCACGCCGGTGACGCTGGCCGCCAGCTCGCGCAATTTAGAGGTAGGGCAGAAGGTCTACGCCATCGGCAATCCCTTCGGTTTGGCCGGAACGATGACGACCGGCATCATCAGTGCCATCCGTTCCATCCACAGCCCGCAGGGCGCGCCGATTGAGAATGCCATCCAGACCGACGCTGCGATCAATCCCGGCAATTCAGGGGGCCCGCTGCTGAACTCGCGCGGGGAGGTCATCGGTATTACATCGCTGATCGCGACCAATCCCAATGAGAACGTGGAGCAGAGCGCGGGCATCGGCTTCGCTATTCCCATCGATACGGCCAAGGCGGTGCTCGGCGACATCCAGAAGTACGGGCGCGTGCGCAGGCCGTCGATGGGCATCATCTCGCTGCCCATCGGGCCGGATCTTGCCGAGCAGATGGGGCTCGCGGCAGGGTATGGCGTGCTCATCCAGCGCACCGTGCAGGGCGGCGCGGCAGACCGCGCGGGTCTGCGCGGCGGCAATCAGACCGCGTATCTTGGCAACACGCTGATCTATCTCGGCGGCGACCTGATCGTGAACATCGACGGGCAGGACGTGACCAATACGCAGGACATCTCCGACGTGATGAACCGCCATCAGGTGGGCGATACGGTGACGGTAACCTTCTATCGCGGCCGGCGCAAGATGACCACGCAGGTCACGCTGGGCGAGGCCCACGAGCAGGCGGCCTGA
- the purN gene encoding phosphoribosylglycinamide formyltransferase: MSSVKRLGILLSGRGSNFLAIAKNIREGKLSGCEIAVVISNKTDAPGLASAQELGLKAVAVEAKGRKRAEHDAEIVATLREHDIDLVILAGYMRLLSPDFVRAFPNAILNIHPSLLPAFPGLDAQTQAFDYGAKVAGCTVHFVDEELDHGVIILQKVVPVLDTDDAHALAERILEQEHIAYSEAIGRVLSGRYRIDGRRYLSAG, from the coding sequence ATGTCTTCTGTAAAACGACTCGGCATCCTGCTCTCCGGACGCGGCTCCAACTTTCTTGCCATTGCGAAAAACATCCGCGAAGGAAAGCTCTCCGGCTGCGAGATCGCCGTCGTTATTTCGAATAAGACCGATGCTCCCGGCCTGGCTTCCGCGCAGGAGCTGGGGCTCAAAGCTGTTGCCGTCGAAGCGAAGGGGCGCAAGCGCGCCGAGCACGACGCCGAAATCGTAGCCACGCTGCGCGAGCACGATATCGACCTGGTGATTCTCGCAGGGTACATGCGGCTGCTCTCGCCGGATTTCGTCCGCGCCTTCCCCAACGCGATCCTGAACATCCATCCCTCGCTGCTGCCGGCTTTTCCCGGCCTCGATGCGCAGACGCAGGCCTTTGATTATGGCGCGAAGGTGGCCGGCTGCACGGTGCACTTTGTCGATGAAGAGCTCGATCACGGGGTGATCATCCTGCAGAAGGTTGTCCCCGTGCTCGATACCGATGACGCCCACGCACTCGCCGAGCGCATCCTCGAGCAGGAGCACATCGCCTACAGCGAAGCGATTGGCCGCGTACTCAGCGGCCGGTATCGGATCGATGGACGGCGTTATTTGTCTGCAGGCTGA
- a CDS encoding MgtC/SapB family protein codes for MPFFEPNGQGLKQILELGLAFLLSAMIGLEREIRRKSAGLRTYTVVGTSSALFLLISKFGFTDVLHAGTIVLDPSRVAAQIVTGIGFIGAGLIFVKGDHVAGLTTAATVWLVTGIGMACGAGLPVLAIAATVAYFIVAFVFPAILRMLPGDHPRPTEQSPHTEHD; via the coding sequence ATGCCATTCTTCGAGCCGAACGGGCAGGGCCTGAAACAGATCCTTGAGCTGGGGCTCGCCTTCCTGCTCTCCGCCATGATCGGACTCGAACGGGAGATACGCCGTAAAAGCGCGGGGCTGCGCACCTACACCGTGGTCGGCACCTCTTCGGCGCTCTTTCTTCTCATCTCCAAATTTGGATTCACGGATGTGCTGCACGCCGGCACCATCGTGCTCGATCCTTCGCGCGTGGCCGCGCAGATTGTCACCGGCATCGGCTTTATCGGCGCGGGATTGATCTTCGTCAAGGGCGATCACGTGGCCGGGCTCACAACCGCCGCGACCGTGTGGCTGGTCACCGGCATCGGCATGGCCTGCGGAGCCGGGCTGCCCGTGCTGGCGATCGCCGCTACCGTGGCCTACTTCATTGTGGCCTTTGTGTTCCCGGCGATTCTGCGCATGCTGCCGGGCGATCATCCTCGTCCGACCGAACAAAGCCCTCACACCGAGCACGATTAA
- the purM gene encoding phosphoribosylformylglycinamidine cyclo-ligase, whose product MPESKKKPSAKPVTYAAAGVDIASGDRAKERIKELAKQTFSRNVLGGIGGFGALFKFDSKKFKDPILVSSADGVGTKLKLAFQLGIHDTVGADLVNHCVNDIAVQGATPLFFLDYLATGRLENKIIEKVVTGLATACRENGCALIGGETAQMPGFYADGEYDLAGFIVGVVDRDKLVTGADIKPGDLVLGLPSTGLHTNGYSLARKLFFETAGYKPNDRVKAIKDKAGAALMKTHRSYLPIIQKLTAAKLVEGMAHITGGGITENLPRILPKTVSAEIALGSWPVLPIFEHLRELGSVEQDEMMRTFNMGVGLTIVVRPEKYKKVAALLEKLGEKHSIIGRIVKGNRKVVYTQK is encoded by the coding sequence TTGCCCGAATCCAAGAAAAAGCCTTCCGCCAAGCCCGTCACCTACGCAGCCGCCGGCGTCGATATTGCCAGCGGCGATCGCGCCAAGGAGCGCATCAAGGAGCTGGCCAAGCAGACCTTCAGCCGCAATGTCCTCGGCGGCATCGGCGGCTTCGGCGCGCTGTTCAAGTTCGACAGCAAGAAGTTCAAGGACCCGATCCTGGTCTCGAGCGCGGATGGCGTGGGCACCAAGCTCAAGCTGGCCTTCCAGCTCGGCATTCATGACACGGTGGGCGCGGACCTGGTGAACCACTGCGTCAACGACATTGCCGTGCAGGGCGCAACGCCGCTCTTCTTCCTCGACTACCTGGCCACCGGCCGGCTCGAGAACAAGATCATCGAGAAGGTCGTGACCGGCCTGGCCACCGCGTGCCGCGAGAATGGCTGCGCGCTGATCGGCGGCGAGACGGCGCAGATGCCCGGCTTCTATGCCGACGGCGAATATGACCTCGCAGGCTTCATCGTCGGCGTGGTCGATCGCGACAAGCTGGTAACCGGCGCAGACATCAAGCCGGGCGATCTGGTCCTCGGTCTGCCTTCGACCGGCCTGCACACCAATGGGTATTCTTTGGCCCGCAAGCTCTTCTTCGAGACCGCAGGCTACAAGCCCAACGATCGCGTGAAGGCCATCAAGGACAAGGCCGGTGCGGCGCTGATGAAGACCCATCGCAGCTACCTGCCGATCATCCAGAAGCTTACCGCGGCGAAGCTGGTGGAGGGCATGGCGCACATCACCGGCGGCGGCATTACCGAAAACCTGCCCCGCATCCTGCCCAAGACCGTCTCGGCGGAGATTGCGCTCGGCTCCTGGCCGGTGCTGCCCATCTTCGAGCACCTGCGCGAGCTGGGCTCGGTGGAGCAGGACGAGATGATGCGCACCTTCAACATGGGTGTCGGACTGACCATCGTCGTCCGCCCAGAGAAGTACAAGAAGGTTGCGGCGCTGCTCGAAAAGCTCGGCGAGAAGCACTCCATCATCGGCCGCATCGTGAAGGGCAACCGCAAGGTGGTTTACACGCAGAAGTAG
- a CDS encoding glycosyltransferase family 1 protein, with protein MSQFLISIIRPRGYRHSDAFMEVAETLCLGLRRLGHRAAVFENKIAPQAINILLGAHLLDRREAGLLPPGTIVYNLEQLGAPYLKEHFYGLACRCRIWDYSPLNLALWMQRRCAQPPTLVEIGYVPEWTRIPVAPIQDIDVLFYGSINEHRRAIFLRLREAGIGIHAVFGVYGRERDALIARAKIVLNLHCYPTKLFEVVRVSYLLANAKAVVSEASPDIGDFAQTVEVASPDGMVDAVSALLADESRRKRLEARGFEFFTRRPVESFLEKAIGPLIGPTQSTASG; from the coding sequence TTGTCCCAATTCCTGATTTCCATCATCCGTCCGCGCGGTTATCGGCACAGCGACGCGTTCATGGAGGTTGCCGAGACGCTTTGCCTGGGGCTGCGCCGGCTCGGCCATCGGGCGGCTGTCTTTGAGAACAAGATTGCCCCTCAGGCGATCAACATCCTCCTCGGAGCGCATCTGCTCGATCGTCGCGAGGCTGGCCTGCTGCCTCCGGGGACGATCGTTTATAACCTCGAGCAGCTCGGCGCCCCCTATCTGAAGGAGCACTTCTACGGTCTGGCCTGCCGCTGCCGGATCTGGGATTACAGTCCGCTGAATCTCGCGCTCTGGATGCAGCGCCGCTGCGCGCAGCCGCCCACCCTGGTCGAGATCGGCTACGTGCCCGAATGGACGCGCATTCCGGTCGCGCCGATTCAGGATATCGACGTCCTCTTCTATGGCTCCATCAATGAGCACCGGAGGGCCATCTTCCTGCGGCTTCGTGAAGCCGGGATCGGAATCCATGCGGTTTTTGGGGTGTATGGCCGGGAGCGGGATGCGCTGATCGCGCGGGCGAAGATCGTGCTCAATCTTCACTGCTATCCGACCAAGCTCTTCGAGGTGGTCCGCGTCTCTTACCTGCTGGCAAATGCGAAGGCGGTGGTCAGCGAGGCTTCGCCGGATATCGGCGACTTTGCGCAGACCGTCGAGGTCGCCTCCCCGGATGGCATGGTCGATGCGGTCTCTGCACTTCTTGCCGATGAGTCTCGCCGTAAGCGACTGGAGGCGCGAGGCTTCGAGTTCTTCACGCGCAGGCCTGTTGAGAGCTTCCTGGAAAAAGCAATCGGCCCGTTGATCGGGCCGACGCAGTCGACTGCTTCCGGATAA